The genomic segment TTCACAAACCCACACCCTCCCCCTTGCGTCGATGTCGATGTTGGTTGGATTTACGAGCATTGGCTCCGATGCAAACAAGCTGACTTCAAGCCCAGGAGCTACTTCGAGTCCAGCTACAGCATTGTCAGGCATGCGCATTTCATCGTCGCTCAGCGCAGCACCAGCCGGCTGTGGCACCAGCCCGTATTCGGTTAGCTCTTCAGCGCAGCCGGCGAGCAAAATACCCATTGCAATAACGGAATAAAGATAGCGTTTCATAATTCGTGAGGTCTATGATGGTTGCACATTGACGACTGAGCAGATCAGGAAACCCAATCCGGCAGTTGCCCCAGTTCGATACCCAAGATTGGGATCACCAGCGCGTATACAGCCGCTGTTACAAGCAAAACAAAAAGCACATTCAGAAACAGTCCGCCCCGCGCCATTTGCTGGATACTAAACTTCTCGCTGCCATAAACAATTGCATTGGGTGGCGTGGCAGCAGGCAGCATAAATGCGCAGCTGGCAGCGATCGTAGCCGGCACAGCCAGGAGCAACGGGTTCTCACCAAGCCCAACAATTGCCACACTGGCAAGAATGGGCAAAAATGCTGCAGCAGTGGCCGTATTGCTTGCCAGCTCTGTCATGAAGATAATAAGCAAAACAGCCAGTCCGATTAACACTACAAGCGGCCAATGGCTAAACGTGGAAAGCAGGCCGCCAACCCAGGCCGCAAGCCCCGTGCGGCTAATCGCCGCCGCCAAACTCAAACCGCCACCAAAAAGAAGCAAAACACCCCAGGGTAGTTTTAATCCCCACTCCCAGTTCATGATGAAGGCACCTTTCGACAGGTTGGTCGGGATCGCAAACAACACGGTAGCGCCAAAAAGCGCAATGCCGGTATCCGACAAACCGGGTAGCCAATGCTGAAGGTAAGGCCGTGAAATCCATAGTACAGCAGTTAGAAGAAAGACGCTAGCGACGATTATTTCCTCGCGCGAAATGCGCCCCATTTTTTGAATCTCCTCCTCGATGAGTTGCTTCCCGCCAGGAAGCTCCGTCATGGTGATCGGAAAGATGACGCGTGTGAGAAGCAGGAAGGCCAGGGGCAATGATATCACTACAAAAGGAATCCCAAACATCATCCACTGTACGAAGCTTATTTCATATCCGTACGTGTCATTGAGAAAAGCCACAAGAAACGTATTGGTAGGCGTACCAATGAGGGTCCCTACCCCACCGATGCTTGCAGCATAAGCAAGCCCCAACAGCAGTGCAGTTGTGAATTTTGTGCCTTGTGTATTTCTATTTTTGAGGTCACCATCATCCGGCACAAGCTCAGCTACAGACAGTGCAACGGGAAGCATCATCAAGGTAGCAGCCGTATTGCTAATCCAGCAACTGAGGGCTGCTGAACTGACCATGAAGCCGGCGATAATAGCGCGAGGTTGCGTGCCAATGAGGCGCACCATTTTCAGCGCAATACGGCGATGCAAATTCCATCGCTGCATCGCAAGGGCAATCATAAAGCCCCCCATAAAAAGGAAAATCATGGGATGTGCGTAAGGTGCAGCATTTTCACTTACGTTACCCACACCAAAAAGCGGCAGCAGCAAAATAGGCAACAAAGAAGTGACTGGAATAGGAAT from the Bacteroidota bacterium genome contains:
- a CDS encoding DASS family sodium-coupled anion symporter, which gives rise to MQDTVEKRSIQTVKIAGFLAGLLVFVVMVLLSPPEALAQEAWATAAITMLVSIWWMTEPIPIPVTSLLPILLLPLFGVGNVSENAAPYAHPMIFLFMGGFMIALAMQRWNLHRRIALKMVRLIGTQPRAIIAGFMVSSAALSCWISNTAATLMMLPVALSVAELVPDDGDLKNRNTQGTKFTTALLLGLAYAASIGGVGTLIGTPTNTFLVAFLNDTYGYEISFVQWMMFGIPFVVISLPLAFLLLTRVIFPITMTELPGGKQLIEEEIQKMGRISREEIIVASVFLLTAVLWISRPYLQHWLPGLSDTGIALFGATVLFAIPTNLSKGAFIMNWEWGLKLPWGVLLLFGGGLSLAAAISRTGLAAWVGGLLSTFSHWPLVVLIGLAVLLIIFMTELASNTATAAAFLPILASVAIVGLGENPLLLAVPATIAASCAFMLPAATPPNAIVYGSEKFSIQQMARGGLFLNVLFVLLVTAAVYALVIPILGIELGQLPDWVS